The following proteins come from a genomic window of Solwaraspora sp. WMMA2065:
- the disA gene encoding DNA integrity scanning diadenylate cyclase DisA, with product MSAGTSALTSPAATGDPLRANLALMAPGTALRDGLERILRGRTGALIVLGYDKQVESLCTGGFPLDVEFSSTRVRELCKMDGAVVLSSDGTRIVRAAVHLMPDPSIPTEESGTRHRTAERVARQTGYPVISVSQSMRIISLYVNGQRHVLDDSAAILSRANQALATLERYKLRLDEVSGTLSALEIEDLVTVRDAVAVVQRLEMVRRIADEIAGYVVELGTDGRLLALQLDELMAGVDADRTLVIRDYLPTVRKARTLDEALVELDLLTATELIDLVAVAKAIGYAASTEALDAAVSPRGFRLLAKVPRLPVSVVDRLVNHFGSLQRLLGATVEDLQAVDGVGDARARSVREGLSRLAEASILERYV from the coding sequence ATCAGCGCCGGCACCTCGGCGCTGACCAGCCCGGCGGCCACCGGGGATCCGCTGCGGGCCAACCTGGCGCTGATGGCACCCGGCACCGCGCTGCGCGACGGGCTGGAGCGGATTCTGCGTGGCCGGACCGGCGCGCTGATCGTCCTCGGCTACGACAAGCAGGTCGAGTCGCTGTGCACCGGGGGCTTCCCGCTCGACGTCGAGTTCTCCTCCACCCGGGTCCGCGAGTTGTGCAAGATGGATGGTGCGGTGGTGCTGTCCAGCGACGGCACCCGGATCGTGCGGGCCGCTGTGCATCTGATGCCGGACCCGTCCATTCCGACCGAGGAGTCCGGTACTCGGCACCGCACCGCCGAACGGGTCGCCCGACAGACCGGGTACCCGGTGATCTCGGTCAGCCAGTCGATGCGGATCATCAGCCTCTACGTCAACGGTCAGCGGCACGTACTGGACGACTCGGCCGCCATCCTGTCCCGGGCCAACCAGGCGTTGGCCACCCTGGAGCGGTACAAGCTGCGGCTGGACGAGGTGTCCGGCACGCTCTCCGCCCTGGAAATCGAGGATCTGGTCACCGTCCGCGACGCGGTCGCGGTGGTGCAGCGGCTGGAGATGGTCCGGCGGATCGCCGACGAGATCGCCGGCTACGTCGTCGAGCTGGGCACCGACGGACGGCTGCTGGCACTGCAGCTCGACGAGCTGATGGCCGGCGTGGACGCCGATCGGACCCTGGTGATCCGCGACTACCTGCCCACTGTACGCAAGGCGCGGACCCTGGACGAGGCCCTGGTCGAGTTGGACCTGCTGACCGCCACCGAGCTGATCGATCTGGTCGCCGTGGCCAAGGCGATCGGCTACGCCGCCTCCACCGAGGCGCTCGACGCGGCGGTGAGCCCACGCGGTTTCCGGCTGCTGGCGAAGGTGCCCCGGCTGCCGGTGTCGGTGGTGGACCGGCTGGTCAACCACTTCGGCAGTCTGCAACGGCTGCTCGGGGCGACGGTGGAGGATCTGCAGGCTGTCGACGGTGTCGGCGACGCCCGGGCGCGCAGCGTACGGGAGGGGCTGTCCCGGCTGGCCGAGGCGTCGATTCTGGAGCGCTACGTCTGA